A window of Thunnus thynnus chromosome 17, fThuThy2.1, whole genome shotgun sequence contains these coding sequences:
- the gna13b gene encoding guanine nucleotide-binding protein subunit alpha-13b, whose product MADFLPSRSVLSVCFPNCLLTSGEAEQMRKSKEIDKCINRDKTYVKRLVKILLLGAGESGKSTFLKQMRIIHGQDFDQKAKEEFRATIYSNVIKGIRVLVDAREKLHIPWGNPSNQMHGDTMMAFDTRAMMAHGHGMVEAKVFQHYLPSIRALWADQGLQNAYDRRREFQLGESVKYFLDNLEKLGLSDYLPSQQDILLARKPTKGIHEYDFEIKNVPFKMVDVGGQRSERRRWFECFDSVTSILFLVSSSEYDQVLMEDRQTNRLSESLNIFETIVNNRVFSNVSIILFLNKTDLLEEKVKQVSIKDYFPEFSGDPMSLADVQRFLVECFRKKRREQQQKPLYHHFTTAINTENIRLVFRDVKDTILHDNLKQLMLQ is encoded by the exons ATGGCGGATTTCCTGCCGTCCCGCTCCGTTTTATCTGTATGTTTCCCTAACTGTCTCCTCACTAGCGGCGAGGCAGAACAGATGCGGAAATCTAAAGAGATAGATAAGTGTATTAATCGGGATAAGACGTATGTAAAAAGGCTAGTAAAGATCCTGTTGCTTGGAGCAGGCGAGAGCGGCAAGTCCACTTTCCTCAAGCAGATGCGCATTATCCATGGGCAGGACTTCGATCAGAAGGCCAAAGAAGAATTCAGAGCTACGATTTATAGTAATGTTATAAAAG GTATTCGAGTGTTGGTGGATGCTCGAGAAAAACTACACATCCCATGGGGCAACCCGTCCAACCAGATGCACGGAGACACCATGATGGCGTTTGACACCCGAGCTATGATGGCCCACGGTCACGGCATGGTGGAGGCCAAGGTTTTTCAGCACTACCTGCCTTCCATCCGAGCCCTGTGGGCCGACCAGGGCCTCCAGAACGCCTACGACCGCCGCAGAGAGTTCCAGCTG gggGAGTCAGTCAAGTATTTCCTGGATAATTTGGAAAAGCTCGGACTGTCG GACTACCTCCCCAGCCAACAGGACATCCTCCTGGCCAGAAAGCCTACTAAGGGCATCCACGAGTACGACTTTGAGATCAAGAACGTGCCCTTCAAGATGGTGGACGTGGGCGGTCAGCGCTCCGAGAGGCGGCGCTGGTTCGAATGCTTCGACTCAGTCACTTCCATCCTCTTCCTCGTCTCCTCCTCTGAATACGACCAG GTGCTGATGGAGGACCGGCAGACCAACCGGCTGAGCGAGTCACTCAACATCTTCGAGACCATTGTCAACAACCGGGTGTTCAGCAACGTCTCCATCATCCTGTTCCTGAACAAGACGGACCTGCTAGAGGAGAAGGTGAAGCAAGTATCCATCAAAGACTACTTCCCCGAGTTCTCGGGCGACCCCATGAGCCTGGCGGACGTCCAGCGCTTCCTGGTGGAATGCTTTCGCAAGAAGCGCCgcgagcagcagcagaagccgCTGTACCACCACTTCACCACGGCCATCAACACCGAGAACATCCGGCTGGTGTTCCGTGACGTCAAGGACACCATCCTGCATGACAACCTCAAGCAGCTTATGCTGCAGTGA